The Fusobacterium necrophorum subsp. necrophorum genome has a window encoding:
- the tsaE gene encoding tRNA (adenosine(37)-N6)-threonylcarbamoyltransferase complex ATPase subunit type 1 TsaE, which yields MRKRLKFQEVDLLADVLAQYAKENTFIALIGELGTGKTHFTQRFAKALGIKENLKSPTFNYVLDYRSGRLPLYHFDVYRLTEAEELYEVGYEDYLREKGIILMEWANIVESELPEEYIRLELKYTEKEEEREVELHYVGNEAKEKELFDYVNFGN from the coding sequence ATGAGAAAACGACTAAAGTTTCAAGAGGTGGATTTGCTGGCGGATGTCTTGGCACAGTATGCAAAAGAAAATACTTTTATTGCTTTGATAGGAGAGTTGGGAACGGGAAAAACACATTTTACACAGCGTTTTGCAAAGGCATTGGGGATCAAAGAAAATTTGAAAAGTCCAACTTTTAATTATGTTTTGGACTATCGAAGCGGACGATTGCCTTTGTATCATTTTGATGTGTACCGTCTGACAGAAGCGGAAGAATTGTATGAAGTCGGTTATGAAGATTATTTACGGGAAAAGGGTATTATCTTAATGGAATGGGCAAATATCGTGGAAAGCGAACTTCCGGAGGAATATATTCGATTAGAACTGAAATATACGGAAAAAGAAGAGGAAAGAGAAGTGGAACTTCATTATGTAGGAAATGAAGCAAAGGAGAAGGAGTTATTCGATTATGTTAATTTTGGGAATTGA
- the rfaE2 gene encoding D-glycero-beta-D-manno-heptose 1-phosphate adenylyltransferase, with the protein MILNRKLARIIVEEAKKQGKVVVFTNGCFDILHVGHLRYLQEAKRQGDILIVGVNSDLSVKRLKGKDRPVNSEEDRAEMLCGLAAVDYTVLFEEDTPIELLEELKPSIHVKGGDYTKEELPETKIVEKHGGKVQILRFVEGKSTTNIVKKIQKK; encoded by the coding sequence ATGATTTTAAATAGAAAATTGGCGAGGATTATAGTAGAAGAAGCAAAAAAGCAAGGAAAAGTTGTGGTATTTACGAATGGTTGTTTTGATATTTTACATGTAGGACATTTACGATATTTACAGGAAGCAAAACGACAGGGGGATATTCTCATTGTGGGAGTAAATTCCGATCTTTCCGTGAAGAGACTGAAGGGAAAAGATAGACCTGTCAATTCAGAAGAAGATAGAGCCGAGATGTTGTGCGGACTTGCAGCGGTTGATTATACAGTGTTATTTGAAGAGGATACTCCTATAGAATTGTTGGAAGAATTGAAACCGTCCATTCATGTCAAAGGAGGAGATTATACCAAGGAAGAGCTCCCGGAGACTAAAATAGTGGAAAAACATGGAGGCAAAGTTCAAATATTACGTTTTGTGGAAGGAAAATCCACAACCAATATTGTAAAAAAGATACAAAAAAAATGA
- a CDS encoding CoA pyrophosphatase — translation MQIQNVLHVGKYKCAAVMICLYEEDGEQYIVLEKRANGIRQGGEISLPGGKRDLRDVDFKMTAIRETSEELGILKEKIEYIGYAGTLVGIFDLLLDVHLCKLTIEKKEEFRYNKEEVEYLIFLPLSYLETTEPVREIAELKNIPKFDVRAYGLPSRYWDTWPYYERNLYFYFYEGEVIWGITAEILLAWIRGKKKGKR, via the coding sequence GTGCAGATACAAAATGTGCTTCATGTCGGAAAATACAAATGTGCAGCAGTCATGATTTGTTTGTATGAAGAAGATGGAGAGCAGTATATTGTTTTAGAAAAAAGAGCCAATGGAATACGACAGGGAGGAGAGATTTCTTTACCGGGTGGGAAACGAGATCTTCGAGATGTTGACTTTAAAATGACAGCGATTCGAGAAACTTCAGAAGAACTTGGAATTTTGAAAGAAAAAATAGAATATATTGGTTATGCAGGGACTTTAGTTGGAATTTTTGATTTATTGCTGGATGTACATCTTTGTAAGTTAACAATAGAAAAAAAAGAAGAATTTCGATACAATAAGGAGGAAGTGGAATATTTAATTTTTTTACCCTTATCCTATTTGGAAACGACAGAACCTGTACGTGAAATTGCAGAACTGAAAAATATTCCGAAATTTGATGTGCGAGCTTATGGTTTACCGAGTCGTTATTGGGATACATGGCCTTATTATGAAAGAAATTTATATTTCTATTTTTATGAAGGAGAAGTCATTTGGGGGATTACTGCAGAAATTTTATTGGCATGGATTCGTGGAAAAAAGAAGGGAAAGAGATGA
- a CDS encoding AAA family ATPase, whose protein sequence is MEEEDEREVFALERKKLPLGVADFQKAIQGQYLYMDKTSFIEEIMKDGAEVKLFTRPRRFGKTLNMSMLQYFFDIQNQEENAKLFQGLEIEHSPYMVEQGKYPVVFLSFKDLKNKSWKDCLLKWKYQMKELYNKHLDIYDCLNRIDQKDFDRILSMEETANYEDSLKAFTKYLYYHYKRKVVILIDEYDTPIVSAYEHGYYEEAISFFRNFYSAALKDNEYLQMGVMTGILRVAKEGIFSGLNNLAVYSVLDERYSSYFGLTEQEVERALNDYGLDYKMEEVKEWYDGYRFGKTEIYNPWSILNYISHQKLEAYWVNTSNNFLIYDVLEQANRNLFEELQAVFQGKEIQKTLEYSFSFQELKNPQEIWQLLVHSGYLKIEKNMGNHRYALKIPNQEIYQFFEKSFLNRFLGGVDYFQDMMSAFKQEELAIFEKKLQEILRSNVSYYDGGQEEKYYHNLVLGMILSLSKEYEIRSNLESGYGRYDISIEPKDKRKTGFILECKVAKTEEELEEKAKEALEQIQEKKYDTEMRQRGISKVLALGLAFCGKKVRVNYLSQKKT, encoded by the coding sequence ATGGAAGAAGAAGATGAAAGAGAGGTGTTTGCATTGGAAAGAAAAAAACTTCCCTTAGGAGTTGCAGATTTTCAAAAAGCCATTCAAGGACAGTATTTATATATGGATAAAACATCTTTTATAGAAGAGATTATGAAAGATGGAGCAGAAGTCAAATTATTCACCAGACCACGTCGTTTTGGAAAGACCTTGAATATGTCGATGTTACAATACTTTTTTGATATTCAAAATCAAGAAGAAAATGCAAAACTCTTTCAAGGCTTGGAGATAGAACATTCTCCCTATATGGTAGAACAAGGGAAATATCCTGTGGTTTTTCTTTCGTTTAAGGATTTAAAGAACAAGTCATGGAAAGACTGTTTGTTAAAATGGAAATATCAAATGAAAGAATTGTATAATAAACATCTTGATATATATGACTGTTTAAATCGCATAGATCAAAAAGATTTTGATAGGATTCTTTCTATGGAAGAAACTGCAAATTATGAAGATAGCTTAAAGGCTTTCACCAAGTATTTGTATTATCATTACAAGCGAAAAGTTGTTATTCTTATAGACGAATATGATACTCCGATTGTATCTGCGTATGAACATGGCTACTATGAGGAAGCGATTTCTTTCTTCCGTAATTTTTACAGTGCAGCCTTAAAAGATAACGAATACTTACAAATGGGAGTGATGACAGGAATCTTGCGAGTGGCAAAGGAAGGGATCTTCTCCGGTTTAAATAATTTAGCAGTCTATAGTGTTTTGGATGAGAGATACAGCTCTTATTTCGGCTTAACGGAACAGGAAGTAGAGAGGGCTTTAAACGATTATGGTTTGGATTACAAAATGGAAGAAGTGAAAGAGTGGTATGATGGATACCGCTTTGGAAAGACAGAGATTTATAATCCATGGTCAATTCTTAACTATATTTCCCATCAAAAATTGGAAGCCTATTGGGTGAACACTTCCAATAACTTCTTAATCTATGATGTATTAGAGCAAGCGAATCGAAATCTTTTTGAAGAGTTACAGGCAGTGTTTCAAGGCAAAGAAATTCAAAAGACTTTGGAGTATTCTTTTAGCTTTCAAGAATTAAAAAATCCACAAGAGATTTGGCAATTGTTGGTGCACAGCGGTTATTTAAAGATAGAAAAAAATATGGGGAATCATCGCTATGCGTTGAAAATACCGAATCAAGAAATTTATCAATTTTTTGAAAAGAGTTTTTTAAATCGTTTTTTAGGAGGAGTGGATTACTTTCAAGATATGATGTCTGCTTTCAAGCAAGAAGAACTTGCGATCTTTGAAAAGAAATTGCAAGAGATTTTGCGAAGCAATGTCAGCTATTATGATGGTGGTCAAGAGGAAAAGTATTATCATAATCTAGTCTTGGGGATGATTTTATCCTTATCGAAAGAATATGAAATCCGTTCTAACTTGGAAAGTGGTTATGGAAGATACGATATTTCGATAGAACCGAAGGATAAGAGAAAGACCGGCTTTATCTTGGAGTGTAAAGTTGCAAAAACAGAAGAAGAATTGGAAGAGAAAGCGAAGGAAGCTTTGGAACAAATCCAAGAAAAGAAATACGATACCGAAATGAGACAAAGAGGAATTTCTAAAGTCTTGGCTTTAGGACTTGCTTTTTGTGGGAAAAAAGTGCGTGTAAACTATCTTTCACAAAAGAAAACTTGA
- a CDS encoding AAA family ATPase: MFSLEAKKGLPNGISDFKVLREANYYYVDKTKWIEELQQEIGKTILFTRPRRFGKTLNMSMLQYFFDIQNQEENAKLFQGLEIEHSPYMAEQGKYPVVFLSFKDTKRNTWEEMISDIRFFISELFYSFRFLLENSNEFDIPVFKGIITKKSNMSELTNSLKILSRMLKEHYQQKVVILIDEYDTPIVSAYEHGYYEEAISFFRNFYSAALKDNEYLQMGVMTGILRVAKEGIFSGLNNLAVYSVLDERYSSYFGLTEQEVERALNDYGLDYKMEEVKEWYDGYRFGKTEIYNPWSILNYISHQKLEAYWVNTSNNFLIYDVLEQANRNLFEELQAVFQGKEIQKTLEYSFSFQELKNPQEIWQLLVHSGYLKIEKNMGNHRYALKIPNQEIYQFFEKSFLNRFLGGVDYFQDMMSAFKQEELAIFEKKLQEILRSNVSYYDGGQEEKYYHNLVLGMILSLSKEYEIRSNLESGYGRYDISIEPKDKRKTGFILECKVAKTEEELEEKAKEALEQIQEKKYDTEMRQRGISKVLALGLAFCGKKVKIAQKFL, translated from the coding sequence GTGTTTTCTTTGGAAGCAAAAAAAGGATTACCGAATGGAATTAGCGATTTCAAAGTTTTGAGAGAAGCCAACTACTATTATGTGGACAAAACAAAATGGATAGAAGAATTACAACAAGAAATTGGAAAAACCATTTTATTCACCAGACCACGTCGTTTTGGAAAGACCTTGAATATGTCGATGTTACAATACTTTTTTGATATTCAAAATCAAGAAGAAAATGCAAAACTCTTTCAAGGCTTGGAGATAGAACATTCTCCTTATATGGCAGAACAAGGGAAATATCCTGTGGTTTTTCTTTCGTTTAAGGATACCAAAAGGAACACTTGGGAAGAAATGATTTCTGACATTAGATTTTTCATTTCAGAGCTTTTTTATTCGTTTCGTTTTTTATTGGAAAATTCCAATGAATTTGACATCCCTGTCTTTAAAGGGATTATTACTAAAAAATCAAACATGAGTGAACTGACAAATTCTCTTAAGATCCTTTCTCGAATGTTAAAAGAGCATTATCAGCAAAAGGTAGTAATTTTAATTGACGAATATGATACTCCGATTGTATCTGCGTATGAACATGGCTACTATGAGGAAGCGATTTCTTTCTTCCGTAATTTTTACAGTGCAGCCTTAAAAGATAACGAATACTTACAAATGGGAGTGATGACAGGAATCTTGCGAGTGGCAAAGGAAGGGATCTTCTCCGGTTTAAATAATTTAGCAGTCTATAGTGTTTTGGATGAGAGATACAGCTCTTATTTCGGCTTAACGGAACAGGAAGTAGAGAGGGCTTTAAACGATTATGGTTTGGATTACAAAATGGAAGAAGTGAAAGAGTGGTATGATGGATACCGCTTTGGAAAGACAGAGATTTATAATCCATGGTCAATTCTTAACTATATTTCCCATCAAAAATTGGAAGCCTATTGGGTGAACACTTCCAATAACTTCTTAATCTATGATGTATTAGAGCAAGCGAATCGAAATCTTTTTGAAGAGTTACAGGCAGTGTTTCAAGGCAAAGAAATTCAAAAGACTTTGGAGTATTCTTTTAGCTTTCAAGAATTAAAAAATCCACAAGAGATTTGGCAATTGTTGGTGCACAGCGGTTATTTAAAGATAGAAAAAAATATGGGGAATCATCGCTATGCGTTGAAAATACCGAATCAAGAAATTTATCAATTTTTTGAAAAGAGTTTTTTAAATCGTTTTTTAGGAGGAGTGGATTACTTTCAAGATATGATGTCTGCTTTCAAGCAAGAAGAACTTGCGATCTTTGAAAAGAAATTGCAAGAGATTTTGCGAAGCAATGTCAGCTATTATGATGGTGGTCAAGAGGAAAAGTATTATCATAATCTAGTCTTGGGGATGATTTTATCCTTATCGAAAGAATATGAAATCCGTTCTAACTTGGAAAGTGGTTATGGAAGATACGATATTTCGATAGAACCGAAGGATAAAAGAAAGACCGGCTTTATCTTGGAGTGTAAAGTTGCAAAAACAGAAGAAGAATTGGAAGAGAAAGCGAAGGAAGCTTTGGAACAAATCCAAGAAAAGAAATACGATACCGAAATGAGACAAAGAGGAATTTCTAAAGTCTTGGCTTTAGGACTTGCTTTTTGTGGGAAAAAAGTAAAGATAGCTCAAAAGTTTTTGTAA